The following are encoded in a window of Rhinolophus sinicus isolate RSC01 linkage group LG12, ASM3656204v1, whole genome shotgun sequence genomic DNA:
- the EPHX1 gene encoding epoxide hydrolase 1, with protein sequence MWLEILLASVLGFVIYWFVSRDKEETLPLEDGWWGPGARPTGVEDESVRPFKVETSDEEINDLHRRIEKVRLTSPLEDSRFHYGFNSNYLKKILSYWRNEFNWKKQVEVLNRYPHFKTKIEGLDIHFIHVKPPQLPAGRTPKPLLMVHGWPGSFFEFYNIIPFLTDPKNHGLSDEHIFEVICPSIPGYGYSEASSKKGLNSVVTARIFYKLMLRLGFQEFYVQGGDWGSLICTNMAQLVPSHVKGLHVNMALILRNFYPLTLFLGRHFRGLFGYTERDMELLYPLKEKMFYSIMRESGYMHIQSTKPDTVGCALNDSPVGLAAYILEKFSTWTNSEFRDLEDGGLERKFSLDDLLTNIMIYWTTGTITSSQRFYKENMGGGFMAEKHYRMKVHVPTGFAAFPCELLHAPEKWVKFKYPKLISYSYMARGGHFAAFEEPELLARDICKFVGLLERQ encoded by the exons ATGTGGCTGGAAATTCTTCTCGCCTCAGTGCTGGGCTTCGTCATCTACTGGTTCGTCTCCCGGGACAAGGAGGAAACGTTGCCACTTGAAGATGGGTGGTGGGGACCTGGGGCGAGACCCACAGGTGTGGAAGACGAGAGCGTTCGCCCTTTCAAGGTGGAAACGTCAGATGAGGAGATCAAT GACTTACACCGGAGAATCGAGAAGGTTCGTTTAACCTCACCTTTGGAGGATAGCCGCTTCCACTATGGTTTCAACTCCAACTATCTGAAGAAAATCCTCTCCTACTGGCGGAATGAATTTAACTGGAAGAAGCAAGTAGAGGTTCTCAACAGATACCCTCACTTCAAGACTAAGATTGAAG GGCTGGATATCCACTTCATCCATGTGAAGCCTCCTCAGCTGCCCGCTGGCCGCACCCCAAAGCCATTGCTGATGGTGCACGGCTGGCCGGGCTCCTTCTTTGAATTTTATAACATCATCCCATTCCTGACTGACCCCAAGAACCACGGCCTGAGCGACGAGCACATTTTTGAAGTCATCTGCCCTTCGATTCCCGGCTACGGCTACTCAGAGGCATCATCCAAGAAGG GCTTGAATTCAGTGGTCACTGCCAGGATCTTTTATAAGCTGATGCTGCGGCTGGGCTTCCAGGAATTCTATGTTCAAGGTGGGGACTGGGGGTCCCTGATATGCACCAACATGGCCCAGCTGGTGCCCAG CCACGTGAAAGGCCTGCACGTGAACATGGCTTTGATTCTAAGAAATTTCTACCCCCTGACCCTTTTCCTGGGACGGCATTTCCGGGGGCTTTTTGGCTACACCGAGCGGGATATGGAGCTGCTATACCCCTTGAAGGAGAAAATGTTCTACAGCATAATGAGGGAGAGCGGCTACATGCACATCCAGTCCACCAAGCCCGACACTGTGG GCTGTGCCCTGAATGACTCCCCTGTGGGACTGGCTGCCTATATTCTAGAGAAGTTTTCCACTTGGACCAATTCAGAGTTCCGAGACCTGGAGGATGGAGGCCTGGAGAG GAAGTTCTCTCTGGATGACCTGCTGACCAATATCATGATCTACTGGACAACAGGCACCATCACCTCCTCCCAGCGCTTCTACAAGGAGAACATGGGAGGGGGCTTTATGGCCGAAAAGCACTATCG GATGAAAGTCCACGTGCCCACAGGCTTTGCTGCCTTCCCTTGTGAGTTACTACACGCCCCAGAAAAGTGGGTGAAGTTCAAGTACCCGAAACTTATCTCCTACTCCTACATGGCCCGTGGGGGCCACTTTGCTGCCTTTGAGGAGCCGGAGCTGCTCGCCCGGGACATCTGCAAGTTCGTGGGGCTGCTAGAGCGGCAGTGA